The following DNA comes from Athene noctua chromosome 1, bAthNoc1.hap1.1, whole genome shotgun sequence.
TCACTAAAAGAGGAACACTGATGGAGGTGTTGAGTACCACTTCCTCAGTGGAGAAGGGTGGAGATGTTGACATGGTTATCTGTGAAGAGATGTCATTCAAATAACATTCACAGTACTAGCTTGCTGAGTGTTTCAGCAAAGCCTTTGCTGGAAGCCTAGAAAACTTATTTCTATGTCCCCAGAATATGACAAAGTTCTGATGGCTGGTATTCCACTGCTTCAGATCTGACATACTTAACCTAAGATGTTACTAAAGAAAATGGTAATATTTGCACTGAGACTATCTAAGTCAACACAGACTTTAAGCTGCCAGCATCTCTGGAAATATGATCTATTTACATTAGTGCTGAGTCAGGTAAAATGTTTCTGTTCATACTATCCtgaacagaacagagaaaaatccCATCTTTTAGAGCTGTTTTCCGCAAGTGAGCTGTATGTTTAAGAAGCAAACACTGGATCAAATCTATCTGTTCAAGCAAGTTCTACATTTTTTGGCCTGAAAGTTATGTATTCTGCAGAAACTCATATGGCCATCAGAAAAACATAGAGACAGCATATGTGCATCTATCAGCTAAAATTGGCCTTTGCTGCCAACTGAAACCTGGaaatggtatgattttttttttcagcactgtttatttttcctcagtgttCACAAATGTCTTGGCTCTGCAATGGAAATCCTTTATTGACCAAGGCTGTCCTGCaatatctttcttcttttcatcttGTTGAAGCTGTTGTTCTGCTGGGCAGCCATCAGATTTATTGTAAAATTGGCAACTAGGAAAGTGAGAATGGATGAGAAAGCCTTCACCCGACTAAATCTCACCCTTCTCTCCCACACACCGTCCTAACTAAAACTATGTTGCAATTAAATTGTACTTTTAGCCTCACAGTGCTCACAGTGCCCAGATTTGCTCTCAACTTTGTCAGGTGAATAGCACATGAAACTGGACACTGCTCTTGGGAAAAGTGACCCAATTGTAACAGCTTTTACAATCAGGTGGCTTCTAACCTATGCATGTTTGGTAAGGCTGGCAAGAGCTGAGTGGGTAGGGTGTAGCTGTTTGAAAAGTGTAATCATAGTTCTAGGACAAATTGTACTTTACAAAAGCCTTAAAGGTGGTGTGTAGTGAATAGAAGGGCTGATGTGTTCACACCATAGACTGTGTAGAGTCTTACTAAAATAATGTCTTTATGTGCACATACAAGATGTAGAAGTAGATATGGACTATACAGTAAATTTACCTTGACTGGCCTTTACTCAACAAAGAAATGAGCATTTCACTTCTATttattggaggggggggggtgtggggtgtggcaATGATGAGGGGGCTGTTAGATAAAGTCTTCATTTAAATGCTTTGTAATTATCTGCTGCTGCTCAAGGCCCTGCTTGTTTAGCCAGGTCTCAGTTTCTCTTAAGACTTAGGCAACCTTGCTTTTCAAGTACTCCCTTCTCTGTGGGACCATGGAGGCCATCCACTGACCTGTGCACTGCTTGGCCTCTTCCCACGTGTAGCGGGGTACATAGCCAAAATCCTTCTGTGCTTTTCTATAAGAGAAGGTGAATGGAGTGTTCAGTAGAGTGACCAGCTGGCGGTTGGTGGAAGGGATGTATCTTACAAAGGGCCGGAGCAAGAAGCTCATAATCTCCAGCAGCAGCGAGAAGTAATACAACATTGTCAGAGGCATGGGGAGCCGGGGCTCAATTCCAAACCCCAGCTCCCTGGTCAGCTCGTAATTTAGATCTGCATAGCTCATATGAGGAGTGTCATCTGAGATGTAGTAGAACTGCCCCCTGATGTGCTTGGCTTTCTGGGGGACTTGCAGGGCTTTGGCTGCCTGCACATGTGCCCAGGCAATGTTCCCCACATACACGGGGTTCACCAAAGCCTCCTTCCTGGAGAAGCGCAGGTAGACATTTTTGTTCAACAGACACTTATCCAGATGACCTTGAAGAAATGGGCATCCTTCTCCAAAAATGTACATGGATCTCAGGGCACAAGTCATCAGCATGCCACCATCCTTTAGCATCTGGCCATCTGCTTTCAGCACAGAATCTTCTGCCAGTCTTTTAGTCTGGGCATAAGGAGATTTAGATATACTCTCATAAGCTGTATCTTCATCACCACTGAATATTGGGTCACCTCTGCAGTTTGGGCCTGTCACTTCTATGGTACTGGTATATATGAAGTGCTGGACATTACAACGGACACATACCTCCAGCAGTAGCTGAGTACCTTCAAAAGAGAAATACGCAAGTCAACTAGAGCTCCCCAAGCAGGAAAAAGTGGGATTTTTAGATCATAAACAGCATCTCTGGTCTGAGCTTGGCCAGAtctcccctctctgcagctgGAAGAATCCTGTCCTGAACTGGGCAGCATGTTTAATGAACCTGCTCTGAATCTTTATTTAAGTGGTATCAGTGCACCTGCCAGAGTGAACATTTGGTCTTAATGgcatgttgtggt
Coding sequences within:
- the LOC141970772 gene encoding 3 beta-hydroxysteroid dehydrogenase/Delta 5-->4-isomerase-like, with translation MSLAGVSCLVTGAGGFLGQRIVRLLLEEEEALAEIRLLDKAFSSEALGRFGKVQGKTEVKILEGDIRDVSLLHHACQGVSLVIHTASIIDTLGLVEKQLLWEVNVTGTQLLLEVCVRCNVQHFIYTSTIEVTGPNCRGDPIFSGDEDTAYESISKSPYAQTKRLAEDSVLKADGQMLKDGGMLMTCALRSMYIFGEGCPFLQGHLDKCLLNKNVYLRFSRKEALVNPVYVGNIAWAHVQAAKALQVPQKAKHIRGQFYYISDDTPHMSYADLNYELTRELGFGIEPRLPMPLTMLYYFSLLLEIMSFLLRPFVRYIPSTNRQLVTLLNTPFTFSYRKAQKDFGYVPRYTWEEAKQCTGQWMASMVPQRREYLKSKVA